In the Candidatus Hydrogenedentota bacterium genome, TCGAACGCGAAGTGCTGCCGCACGTGGATGCGTGGGAGGAGGCGGAGGAGTTCCCGCGGAACCTGTACCGGCGGGCCGCGGAGGCGGGCCTGCTCGGGCTGGGCTATCCGGAGCCGCTGGGCGGCGCGGGCGGCGACGTATTCCACGGCATCGCGGTGACGGAAGAACTGATGCGCTGCGGGTCGATAGGCCTGCTTGCGGGCCTGTTCAGCCTGAATATCGCGTTGCCGCCGATCCTGGCGCTCGGCACGGAAGAACAAAAGCGCCGTTTTGTGCCGCCGGTGCTGGCCGGGGAGCAAATCGCCGCGCTGGCCGTGACGGAGCCCGACGCCGGCTCGGACGTGGCGAGCATCCAGACACGTGCGCGGCGCGAGGGCGACTGGTATCTCGTGAACGGGGCGAAGACTTTCATCACGAGCGGTTGCCGCGCGGATCTGATCACGGCCGCGGTGCGCACCGGCGGCCCTGGCAGCGGCGGCATCAGCCTGCTGGTGATCGAAAGGGGCAGCCCGGGCTTTTCCGTGGCGAAGAAGCTGAAGAAAATGGGTTGGAACGCAAGCGACACGGCGGAACTGGTGTTTCAGGACTGCCGCGTGCCCGCCGCGAACCTGCTGGGGGAGGAAAATGCCGGTTTTCAGGGGCTGATGGTGAATTTTCAGCAGGAGCGGCTCGCTCTGGCCGTATTGGCGCACGCGGCGGCGCAAGTGGCGTACGAGAAAGCACTGGAATACACGAAGACACGCCATGCCTTCGGCCGGCCGCTTATCGGTTTCCAGGTGACGCGCCACAAGCTGGCCGATATGGCCACGCGCGTGACCGCGGCCCGCGAATTCAATTATCGCGCCGCCGCGATGGTGCAGGCCGGCGAGTATCCTGTTGCGGAAGTCTCGATGGCGAAGAATTTCGCGTGCGAGATGTGCGACCGGGTTGTCTACGATGCGGTGCAGCTTCACGGCGGTTACGGTTACGCCCGCGAGTACCTGGTCGAACGGCTGTATCGCGACACGCGGTTGCTCAGCATCGGCGGCGGCGCGACCGAAGTCATGAACGAGGTCATCTGCAAGTATCTCGGTATTGGACGGATTTGACCGTCCGTGGCGCGGAATGGCATCGTTGCGTCCGGTTCGAAGAACAGACACGGGAGGTGAGCAACGTGAAAGTAGTCGTCCTCGTCAAGCGCGTCCCCGACACGGCGTCTGTGTTCAAGATCGGCGCCGACGGCAAATCGGTCGACATGACCGGCCTCAAATACGTCGTAAGCCCGTATGACGAACACGCCGTCGAGGCGGCGATACAGTTGAAAGAGCAGCAGGGGGCGGAAGCGATCATCGTCAGCCTCGGGCCCGCCGAGGCGAAAGAGACCATCCGGTCCGCGCTGGCGATGGGGGCCGACCGGGGGCTGCTCGTCACGGGGCCGGGCACGGAGGGGCTTACGAGCCGCGGCGCGGCGCAGGCGCTCGCCGCCGCCGTAAAAAGCCTCGCGCCTGACCTCGTCTTCGCGGGCAAACAGGCCGTGGACGACGATGCGTCTCAGGTGCCGGAGCGCGTTGCGGAACTGCTCGACCTGCCGCACGCGTCGATAATCACCCGCTTCGAATTGCAGGGAGACCGCGCCGTCGTAGACC is a window encoding:
- a CDS encoding acyl-CoA dehydrogenase family protein, with product MQRYFDESHEALRRAARAFLEREVLPHVDAWEEAEEFPRNLYRRAAEAGLLGLGYPEPLGGAGGDVFHGIAVTEELMRCGSIGLLAGLFSLNIALPPILALGTEEQKRRFVPPVLAGEQIAALAVTEPDAGSDVASIQTRARREGDWYLVNGAKTFITSGCRADLITAAVRTGGPGSGGISLLVIERGSPGFSVAKKLKKMGWNASDTAELVFQDCRVPAANLLGEENAGFQGLMVNFQQERLALAVLAHAAAQVAYEKALEYTKTRHAFGRPLIGFQVTRHKLADMATRVTAAREFNYRAAAMVQAGEYPVAEVSMAKNFACEMCDRVVYDAVQLHGGYGYAREYLVERLYRDTRLLSIGGGATEVMNEVICKYLGIGRI
- a CDS encoding electron transfer flavoprotein subunit beta/FixA family protein — encoded protein: MKVVVLVKRVPDTASVFKIGADGKSVDMTGLKYVVSPYDEHAVEAAIQLKEQQGAEAIIVSLGPAEAKETIRSALAMGADRGLLVTGPGTEGLTSRGAAQALAAAVKSLAPDLVFAGKQAVDDDASQVPERVAELLDLPHASIITRFELQGDRAVVDREIEGGQYTLEVPLPALFTTQKGINTPRYPTLPNIMKAKKKEIREVTLNDLGLAPDAVQPGLVVESMSLPRQNRLNKILEGETPERVRALVSALRDEEKVL